TTAGCAGTAACTTTCATATGTCCTAATTCAACAGAAAGCTGACGAATGTGCGCTTCTAATGCAGCTTTTGCTGCAGAAACAGCTCCGTATGTTGGAATAACTTGTTGAGATCCTGCACTTGTTAAAGCAAAAATTCTTGCGCCTTTTGATAATAAATCTCTTTGAACCAATCCTTGCGTCCAATAAACTAAAGTATGTGCCATTACATCAAGTGTCATTTCCATCTGAGATTTTGATATACAATCATTCGGTGATTTTGTAATAAATGGTTTAAGAGTTCCAAATGCTAAAGAATGAATTAAAACATTTACTAAGGGATGTTCTTTTACTGCAAACCTTTCTTTAATTTCATCAAGTGTATCATTTCTTTTTAGCTGATCTGCAGCGTTCATATTATAAAAGATAGCTTGTTGTCCAAATTTTTCAATTTTCTTCACAATTAAATCAACATTATGCATTGTACTTTGACGATCCAGATGAATTCCAAAAATACTGTAACCGTTTTTAGCTAATTCGATTGCTGATGCACCGCCAAATCCGCTTGATGCACCTAAAACTAAAGCCCATTTCTGTGTCATTTTTCCCTTTTGTTTATATTTGTTTGCAAAAGTTATGAAAATAAAAAAGTTAAATCAATGAAAGATATTAAATCGATTTTAAGAAAATTTTGTGCTTTAGCTTTACATTGTCTGAAATGCAATTGCATCATCGCCTAAAAGATTATGCAAATTATTTAATAAATTTTCTGAGATCGAAATTTTGTTATTTATTATAAACCTTTTTGATGATCCATTAATTTTCACATAAACAATAACCGGAATATTTCCTTCGTTTTTATCAAAAACTGATTTTACTTTTTTTACTGTTTCCGGATTGTGTTTCTCTGAGTCGAAAAGAATTCCCAAACTTTTTGTAAATTTTTGTGCAACTTTATCTAATGAAATTGCATCTTCAGCATGAAGTTTAACCGCATCGCCGCTACTTTCCAATTTTCCTATTACCATTATTGTGGATTCTGGAACTATTAAACTTCCAATTTCACTATAAATTTTTCCAAACATTATACATTCGCAAGATCCTGTAAAATCATCAAGGGTAAAGAATGCCATGTTCTTACCGGATTTATCCATTCTTGTTCTAATTGATGTTACAACTCCGCAAGCTCTTACAAAATCCAAATTATTAAAAGTATCGGGATCGCCAAGTTTGATTGTAGAAAATGAATTATATTCTGCTTCATATTTTCTTAATGGATGATCGGAAAGATAAAATCCAAGTGCTTCTCTTTCTTTTGCAAGCGCAAATTTTTGATCCCATGAATCAACTTCCGGCAGTTCGGGTTCAGAAAAAGTTATTTCTTCAACATCACCAAACAAGCTGTCTTTTTGTGTTTCTTTTGTCGATTGAACTTTACTTCCAAATGATAATGCACTTTCAATTGATGAAAAGTTTTTCGCTCTATCTCCTTTGACCGAATCAAAAGCTCCGGCTAATACCAATCCTTCTAAGGCTCTTTTATTTACAATTCTTGTATCAACGTTTGAAGTAAAATCATAAATACTTTTAAAATTTCTTCCTAAATTTTTATGGGATTCTTCAATTGCTTTAACAGCATTTACTCCAACATTTTTTATTGCTGACATTCCAAATACAATTTTATCCTTATCAACAGTGAATTTAACCGATGGGCGATTTATATCCGGAACCATTACATGAATTTTTAATTTTCTGCAATCTTCCAAAAGCAATGTAACTTTATCTGGATTGCCAAATTCGTTTGTTAAGTTTGCTGCCAAAAATTCCGCAGTAAAATTTGCTTTTAGATATGCAGTTTGATAAGCTACAACGGAGTAAGCAACTGCGTGACTTTTATTAAAACCGTAATTTGCAAATTTATCAATTACGATAAAAATTTCTTCCGCAATTTTTTGAGGAATATTATTTTTTACGGCACCATCAACAAATTTACTTTTTTGTTTCTGCATTTCATCAAGATCTTTTTTTCCCATTGCTCTTCTTAGAATATCAGCTTGGGCTAAAGTCATTCCGGCAATTTTATTTGCAATTTGAATTACTTGCTCTTGATAAACAATTATTCCATATGTTTCACTTAAAATTTCTTCCAAAGAAGGATGTAAATATTCAATCGGTTTCCTTCCATGCTTTCGATCAATAAAATCGGGAATGAAATCCATTGGTCCCGGACGATATAAAGCATTCATTGCGGATAAATCTTTTATTGATGTCGGCTTTAAATTTTTTAAATGTTCTTTCATCGGAGCAGATTCAAACTGGAACACTCCGGTTGTTTGTCCGTTCCAAAATAATTTATAAGTTTTTTCATCATCAATTGGAATAGCATCAATATCAATTTTTATATTTTGTGTTTGCTCAATTAAATCAATTGTATCACGGATAATTGTTAAAGTCCGCAATCCTAAAAAATCCATTTTCAGAATTCCGGCAGAATCCAATTCCTTCATATTATATTGAGTAACCAAATCACCGTTTGCACCAGCAGAAGCTAAAGGAACTAAATCACTTACTTCTCCCGGAGTAATTACAACGCCAGCCGCGTGCTTACTGGCATTACGGTTCATGCCTTCCAAAATCTTTGCATACTTAATAAGATTCTGAATATTTTCATCATCCGAATCATTAACCCATCTTAATTCGGGAACTTCTTCCAATGCTTGGTCTATTGTAAAAACTCTGCCAAACTTTGATGGAATCCATTTTGTAATATTATTTACAGTGGGAATTGGAATATTTAATACTCTCGCAACATCACGCAAAACTGCTTTTGATGAGAGTCGATTAAAAGTAATAATTTGACTTACAGAATTTTCACCATATTTTTCTTTTACATAATCAATTACTTCACCACGCTGATCATCAGCAAAATCAATATCGATATCGGGCATTGATTTTCTTGATGGATTTAAAAATCTCTCAAATAATAAATCATATTCAAGCGGATTTACATTTGTGATTCCCAAAGAATATGCGACTAAACTTCCCGCTGCACTCCCTCTTCCCGGACCAACCGGAATTTTTTTATTCTTAGCGGCGTTAATAAAATCTTGAGTAATTAAAAAATAACCGGCGTAACCCATTGATTTTATTATATCAACTTCGTATTTAAATCTATCTTCAATATTTGTATTTAATTTAGAAAATCTTTTATTCAATCCTTCGCGTGCAAGAATTTCAAAATATTCATCCAAATCTTTTGCGTTTGATTCTTTGGGAATTGGAAAAATTGGATAGTGAAATTTTTCAAAATCTAAACTTACATTTACTTTTTCTTCAACTGCTAAAGTATTTTCAATTGCACCTTTGTAAGAAATAAACAAATCTTTCATTTGCTCTGAAGATTTAAAATAAATTTCATCTGTTCTATATCTTAAATCTCTATAATCTTTATTTCCGGTTTTATCTGAAAGTAGTAGTAAAATATTATGTGCAATTGCGTGTTCTTTTTCTATATAATGAATATCGTTAGTTGCAATCATCGGAATTCCCAATTCTCTGGAAAGTTTTGGAATCCCTTCTAAAACCGGTTTATCTTCTTCTTGACCATGATCTTGTAATTCCAAATAAAAATCATCGCCAAAAATTTCTTTCAAAATAATGGAATTTTCTTTTGCCTTTTGATAATCACCATTTAGCAAATGACTTGCAACCGGTCCGGCTAAACAAGCCGAAGTACAAATTAATCCTTCAGATTTTTCGCGTAACAACTCCAAATCAATTCGAGGTTTGTAATAAAAACCTTCTGTAAAACCTTGTGTAGAAAGTTTAATTAAATTTTTATAACCAATATCATTTTTAGCAATTAGCACAAGGTGATTATATTGTTTTGATTTTTTCTTTGGATTTGTACTTTCGTTTTTTTCAAAACGCGTGCCTTCAAAATTGATGTAAGCTTCCACACCAATAATTGGTTTTATACTTGCTTTTTTTGCTTTTTTATAAAATTCGGAAATGCCATACATTACGCCGTGATCGGTTAATGCAAGCGCATGCATTTTATTTTTTTGTGTTGCGGTAATTAGTGAATCAATTGTGCAAGCTGCATCTTGCAAGCTGTAATGCGAATGGTTATGTAAATGTACAAAATCACACATTTTATTTTTTCATCCTAAGATTTTCCGGTGTGACCAAATCCACCCTCTCCCCTTTGAGATGAATTTAAATCTTCAACTTCGTTAATGTTTGCTAAAATAACTTCGGCTAAAACTAATTGCGCAATTCTATCACCACGTTTAATTATAAAATCTTCTTCTCCAAAATTAAATAATATTATTTTTACTTCACCACGGTAATCGGAATCAATTG
The nucleotide sequence above comes from Ignavibacteriota bacterium. Encoded proteins:
- a CDS encoding SDR family oxidoreductase; the protein is MTQKWALVLGASSGFGGASAIELAKNGYSIFGIHLDRQSTMHNVDLIVKKIEKFGQQAIFYNMNAADQLKRNDTLDEIKERFAVKEHPLVNVLIHSLAFGTLKPFITKSPNDCISKSQMEMTLDVMAHTLVYWTQGLVQRDLLSKGARIFALTSAGSQQVIPTYGAVSAAKAALEAHIRQLSVELGHMKVTANAIMAGVTDTPALRKIPGNELMIKAAREKNPMGKLTIPEEVAKAIVMLCSPEADWISGNVIGVDGGEYNVSYTGETICKPIK
- the dnaE gene encoding DNA polymerase III subunit alpha translates to MCDFVHLHNHSHYSLQDAACTIDSLITATQKNKMHALALTDHGVMYGISEFYKKAKKASIKPIIGVEAYINFEGTRFEKNESTNPKKKSKQYNHLVLIAKNDIGYKNLIKLSTQGFTEGFYYKPRIDLELLREKSEGLICTSACLAGPVASHLLNGDYQKAKENSIILKEIFGDDFYLELQDHGQEEDKPVLEGIPKLSRELGIPMIATNDIHYIEKEHAIAHNILLLLSDKTGNKDYRDLRYRTDEIYFKSSEQMKDLFISYKGAIENTLAVEEKVNVSLDFEKFHYPIFPIPKESNAKDLDEYFEILAREGLNKRFSKLNTNIEDRFKYEVDIIKSMGYAGYFLITQDFINAAKNKKIPVGPGRGSAAGSLVAYSLGITNVNPLEYDLLFERFLNPSRKSMPDIDIDFADDQRGEVIDYVKEKYGENSVSQIITFNRLSSKAVLRDVARVLNIPIPTVNNITKWIPSKFGRVFTIDQALEEVPELRWVNDSDDENIQNLIKYAKILEGMNRNASKHAAGVVITPGEVSDLVPLASAGANGDLVTQYNMKELDSAGILKMDFLGLRTLTIIRDTIDLIEQTQNIKIDIDAIPIDDEKTYKLFWNGQTTGVFQFESAPMKEHLKNLKPTSIKDLSAMNALYRPGPMDFIPDFIDRKHGRKPIEYLHPSLEEILSETYGIIVYQEQVIQIANKIAGMTLAQADILRRAMGKKDLDEMQKQKSKFVDGAVKNNIPQKIAEEIFIVIDKFANYGFNKSHAVAYSVVAYQTAYLKANFTAEFLAANLTNEFGNPDKVTLLLEDCRKLKIHVMVPDINRPSVKFTVDKDKIVFGMSAIKNVGVNAVKAIEESHKNLGRNFKSIYDFTSNVDTRIVNKRALEGLVLAGAFDSVKGDRAKNFSSIESALSFGSKVQSTKETQKDSLFGDVEEITFSEPELPEVDSWDQKFALAKEREALGFYLSDHPLRKYEAEYNSFSTIKLGDPDTFNNLDFVRACGVVTSIRTRMDKSGKNMAFFTLDDFTGSCECIMFGKIYSEIGSLIVPESTIMVIGKLESSGDAVKLHAEDAISLDKVAQKFTKSLGILFDSEKHNPETVKKVKSVFDKNEGNIPVIVYVKINGSSKRFIINNKISISENLLNNLHNLLGDDAIAFQTM